TGCTGCCCCAGGCGTTACAGCGGGGTAACGGAAAGTGCCTTCTTGAAAATCTATAACCGGAGAGATTATGAAAAATAATTTGAAGTCATTGAGCCATCAGTTGACCGATCAAATCAATGCACAACGAGGGGGCGGCGGAAAATGGCCGTCGCATTTCGATTATACGGTTGACCTTGAGAACCGCCGGATCACCCTGGATGCTCGCAAAAAAATCAATAAGTCGGGTTACCGCTGCTTAGACTCCTGGGGTATGGCTCTTTTTCACTATGTATGCAATGACCAGCATCAAGAGATCAGGGAAATCCGGTTTTGTATCAACAAGAATGGATCAGCACGGGAACCGAATACCGAGGCCTTCAAACGAAGGGTTTCGTTTCTTTCCATCAATAACGAGGAGATTGATTTCAGGGTCATTCATAATCACCGTCAGATCGGTCTCTACTCCAGGAAAGAGCTTTTTGAGAGGCCGGCGAATGAAAAGATACACACTGTCTTGAACAAGAGAGGAGATGATGACAGGGGAGAGCGGATTGAAAAAGATTTCCAGACTTTCTTGTTCGGGAAAGGTCTCAAAACCAGAACGAATGACCGGCTTGCAATATTGGGGGAGCATTTCTTCCTGTTAAAGAAGAAAAAGTATGGGGTTCTGAGGGAGTTCCCGACGGGCGTATTCCTGGACAGCGTTTCCAAGCTCAACATGATCATGCCCACTGAATTTGTCGATATCGTGACGCTCAACCGCAGAGGATATTTGTCTGTGATCGAATTGAAATTGGACGATGTGAAATTGGAAGTCATGTCGCAACTGTTGGACTATGCGCTCTATTTCGCTTGTTACAGAAAGGAAATTCTGAAGCTCCTGGGAAAATATTCAGAGATCAGACCGAAGAGAAAGATGATCATGTGCTATGTGGTAAACAATCGGTTCCATCCACGGTTCGATGACGTCTTTCGCTATTACAGCACCAAAAACAAATCCTACAGCTTCAGAATCTTTAAGGTCGTATTGGGAGACACATGTGAGTGATGCAAAGATCAAAAACGACTATGCCGAATACATAGCCCGGTTGACTCGGCAATTGTGGGCCTATCAGCAAAGCCATTTCCCCCGGTGGGAAGAGTATCTTGAAAAGCCCGAAGATGGTACAGGCAGGCCGCCTGTGTTTCTCAAGGAGAAAGCCGAGGGGAACGGAACCTCTTGGGGTCAGACTTTGTTGTTTTTATATTGACACCGGCATACGAATCTGTTATCGATTTACAATGGCCAGGAAACCTCGGGTACAATATCAGGGAGCTTTCTATCATGTTATTGCCAGGGGCAATCAGCGTCAAAAGGTCTTCCTTGATGACGAAGATTACCAGCAGTACCGGAACCGCCTGATCACCTACCAGAAACGCTATTGCTGTACGTTCTATGCTTACGTCCTTATGTCAAACCATGTTCATCTGTTGATTGAACAGGGGGAAACAGACCTATCCAAAATCATGCAAGGGCTTCAGCAAAGTTACACCATGTACTTCAACAAAAAGTACGGCAAGACAGGTCATCTCTTTCAAGGAAGATACAAAGCCATCATCTGTGACAGGGATGCCTATCTGTTAGAACTGATCCGGTATATACATCTGAATCCTGTTCGAGCGGGAATTACAAAGTTGCCGGACGACTATATCTGGAGTAGCCACCATGCATATCTCTCAGGGAGGTCCTCGTTTTGGCTTGAAGTAGAAATGCCGCTGGCCTGTTTGGCGAAGAGCAGAAAGAAAGCGGTTTCTTTATATAAGGATTTTATCAATGTTGCAGTAAACGATGGGTATAGAGAAGACCTCTATGAAGTCAAAGAACAGCGTTATCTTGGAGAAGACAAATTTGTAGAAAAGTTAGAGAAGCGGTTTGTCAGGGGAAAACCAATACGTTTTCCTGTTGCTCTGGACATGGATGCACTTGTTGTGAAGATCGGAAGGTCTTTCAAGGTGCCCGTTGGGAGGATAATGGACCACACTCGAAGCAGAGATGCTGCATTGTGCAGAGCTGTGACGGCCTATGTTGCGAAGGAAGTGGGAAGCATTACTTTGGGGGAGGTGGCACGCTACTTTGCTCGGGACCCGGTGTCCATAAGTATCGGGGTGAGAAAGCTCAGAGAGAGGTTAGAAGATGATGCTGAACTTGCTGCACAAATGAATAGGATAGAGAAGTCTTTAAGAAAAGGGCGGCGAGTAAAATATAAAATTAGCAAAGTCTGACCCCAGGACTTGGGGATCTTTCCCTGCATCTCCGTGCGGAGTTCAGCCCGGCGGATTGATGCCGCACCCTGAATCTTCATCTTCATTTTTTTTCCAGAACGAAATATTCTTGACATCCGTTTTGGAACATGGTCTAATGCCGTGCAAGTAGAGGGTTGTGCAGACTTATCATCGTGAATTGGTAACATGAAAGCCGCCCGATTATACGGGTGGTTTTTTTCCCACTGAACGGTTGAGGTTGCACATGGATTTACGGTTTGGATCCTGAGAGGAAAAGGAGAAGAGATGTCAGAAGGAACAGTAAAGTGGTTTAACGACGGCAAGGGGTATGGTTTCATTGAACAGGAAGATGGTCCTGATGTGTTTGTCCATTTTTCCGCCATCCAGGAAGAGGGGTTCAAAACTCTGGAAGAAGGTCAGCGGGTGAGTTTTGACGTGAGCGAAGGACAGAAAGGGCCCCAGGCCTCGAATGTCGTCCGCCTGTAAATTATTCCATCATTGTCAATCCAAAAGCTCCATGAGTGATCATGGAGCTTTTTTTGTTTTTTGATGAGGAATGGTGTACTATAATTTTTCCGGTTTTTCGGGAGAGCGTGCAGGATGTCGTACAAGCGCAGGTTGCAGAAGATGATCTTGTCCAGGGTGGTTTTGTTCGGGTGTCTCGGCATGCTGGTCGTCCTGTTTGCTTGTCATCCGGCAAACGAAAACGAAGCGAATTTACAGCAGATCCGGGTGGTGGCCAGCATCTACCCTCTTGCGGATTTTGTCCGGAATGTGGGTGGAGACCGGGTTGTGGTCATGACACTGCTGCCGCCGGGGGCAAGTCCCCATGTTTTCTCTCCCGCGCCGAGGGATCTTGCAAAAATATCCGGCGCCCGGCTTTTCGTGAAGATCGGTTTGGGGTTCGAGTTCTGGGCGGAAGGTTTTCTGCCGTCTGAAACGGTCGGTTCCCTTGAAGTTGTGGACACCTCCCGGGGCATCAGGACCCTGGACGGTGCGGTCGGGCAACCGAACGGCGGGCGGATTGCCAATCCCCATCTCTGGCTGGACCCGTTACGTGCCATGGAGCAGGTGGGGCGGATTCGGGATGCGCTCATCCGGATCGATCCCGCACACAGGATGGAGTATGAAAAGAATACGCGTGCCTACCTGGCG
The DNA window shown above is from Deltaproteobacteria bacterium and carries:
- a CDS encoding zinc ABC transporter substrate-binding protein yields the protein MSYKRRLQKMILSRVVLFGCLGMLVVLFACHPANENEANLQQIRVVASIYPLADFVRNVGGDRVVVMTLLPPGASPHVFSPAPRDLAKISGARLFVKIGLGFEFWAEGFLPSETVGSLEVVDTSRGIRTLDGAVGQPNGGRIANPHLWLDPLRAMEQVGRIRDALIRIDPAHRMEYEKNTRAYLAQLQQLDREIRATVATFPKRLFVAIHPSWRYFARRYGLPEGGVIEKTPGKEPTPTELIRMVQRIRKAGGAVIVAEPQLNDKAARVLAAETGAVIVRMDPLGTPGDAERSTYLKLMRYNLSHLKRGYLTVVDFGGGAG
- a CDS encoding cold-shock protein, producing the protein MSEGTVKWFNDGKGYGFIEQEDGPDVFVHFSAIQEEGFKTLEEGQRVSFDVSEGQKGPQASNVVRL
- a CDS encoding transposase, translating into MKSPKMVQAGRLCFSRRKPRGTEPLGVRLCCFYIDTGIRICYRFTMARKPRVQYQGAFYHVIARGNQRQKVFLDDEDYQQYRNRLITYQKRYCCTFYAYVLMSNHVHLLIEQGETDLSKIMQGLQQSYTMYFNKKYGKTGHLFQGRYKAIICDRDAYLLELIRYIHLNPVRAGITKLPDDYIWSSHHAYLSGRSSFWLEVEMPLACLAKSRKKAVSLYKDFINVAVNDGYREDLYEVKEQRYLGEDKFVEKLEKRFVRGKPIRFPVALDMDALVVKIGRSFKVPVGRIMDHTRSRDAALCRAVTAYVAKEVGSITLGEVARYFARDPVSISIGVRKLRERLEDDAELAAQMNRIEKSLRKGRRVKYKISKV